From a region of the Triticum aestivum cultivar Chinese Spring chromosome 7D, IWGSC CS RefSeq v2.1, whole genome shotgun sequence genome:
- the LOC123163790 gene encoding phospholipase D alpha 2: MAHRLLHGTLHATILEADNLTNPDRATGGAPQIFRRFVEGFEETIGRGKGSTQLYATVDLGKARVGRTRVIAGDPVNPRWYEDFHIYCAHFAADVVFTVKAAQPIGATLIGRAYLPVRELLDAGGREIERRLDVLDPSKKKIHHGPTIHVRLRFCDVTANRREWGAGLGGARHPGVPYTFFSQRPGCRVTLYQDAHTPDAFAPRIPLSGGRTYQQGRCWEDVFDAISDARHLIYVTGWSVYTEITLIRDGSRPRPGGDATLGELLKRKASEGVRVLMLVWDDRTSVESLGMTWGYMGTHDAETAEYFRGTDVQCVLCPRNPDIGRSAVMGLQTAYMISHHQKIIAVDHDMPVRGSSSRRRIVSFVGGLDLCDGRYDTQFHSLFRTMDTAHHKDFHQPNFVDTSITKGGPREPWHDIHAKIEGPAAWDILYNFEQRWRKQGGDNDLLVDLRALANLIIPPSTVTFPDDQEAWNVQVFRSIDGGASFGFPNTPEQAARSGLVSGKNNTLDRSIQDAYIHAIRRAQHFIYIENQYFLGSSFAWKADDIRPEEIEALHLIPRELSLKIVSKIEAGEHFVAYVVVPMWPEGAPEGGSVQAILDWQRRTMDMMYYDIAIALQAKGIDASPKDYLTFFCLGNREAKRSGEYEPADRPLPGSGYEKAQNARRFMIYVHSKMMIVDDEYIIVGSANINQRSMDGGRDSEIAMGAFQPHHLNTKGQVARGQVHGFRMSLWYEHLGMLHNDFLNPGSRECVQRVNKMADKYWDLYASDELNDDLPGHLLTYPVAVTKDGTVTELPGARCFPDTAAPVLGIKSKHLPPILTT, from the exons ATGGCTCACCGGCTGCTGCACGGCACCCTCCACGCCACCATCCTGGAGGCCGACAACCTCACCAACCCCGACCGCGCCACCGGCGGCGCCCCCCAGATCTTCCGCAGG TTCGTGGAGGGGTTCGAGGAGACGATCGGGCGCGGCAAGGGGTCGACGCAGCTGTACGCAACCGTCGACCTCGGCAAGGCGCGCGTCGGCCGGACGCGGGTCATCGCCGGCGACCCGGTGAACCCGCGCTGGTACGAGGACTTCCACATCTactgcgcccacttcgccgccgacgTCGTCTTCACCGTCAAGGCCGCGCAGCCCATCGGCGCCACGCTCATCGGCCGCGCCTACCTCCCCGTCCGGGAGCTGCTCGACGCCGGCGGCCGGGAGATCGAGCGCCGGCTCGACGTCCTCGACCCGAGCAAGAAAAAGATCCACCACGGGCCCACCATACACGTGCGGCTCAGGTTCTGCGACGTCACCGCCAACCGCCGCGAGTGGGGCGCGGGCCTCGGCGGCGCGCGGCACCCCGGCGTGCCGTACACCTTCTTCTCCCAGCGGCCCGGGTGCAGGGTCACCCTGTACCAGGACGCGCACACCCCGGACGCGTTCGCGCCCAGGATCCCGCTCTCCGGCGGCCGGACCTACCAGCAGGGGCGGTGCTGGGAGGACGTGTTCGACGCCATCAGCGACGCGCGCCACCTGATATACGTCACCGGCTGGTCGGTGTACACCGAGATCACGCTGATACGGGACGGCTCCCGACCGCGCCCCGGCGGCGACGCCACCCTCGGCGAGCTCCTGAAGCGCAAGGCCAGCGAGGGCGTGCGCGTGCTCATGCTGGTCTGGGACGACCGCACCTCCGTCGAGTCCCTCGGCATGACGTGGGGGTACATGGGGACGCACGACGCCGAGACGGCGGAGTACTTCCGCGGCACCGACGTGCAGTGCGTCCTCTGCCCGCGGAATCCCGACATCGGCAGAAGCGCCGTCATGGGCTTGCAGACTGCCTACATGATCAGCCACCACCAGAAGATCATCGCGGTTGACCACGACATGCCGGTGAGGGGCAGCTCGAGCCGCCGCCGCATCGTCAGCTTCGTCGGCGGCCTCGACCTCTGCGACGGTCGCTACGACACGCAGTTCCACTCCCTGTTCAGGACGATGGACACGGCGCACCACAAGGACTTCCACCAACCCAATTTTGTCGACACGTCCATAACCAAGGGCGGGCCGAGGGAGCCATggcatgacatccatgccaagatcgAAGGTCCGGCCGCGTGGGACATCCTCTACAACTTCGAGCAGAGGTGGAGGAAGCAAGGTGGTGACAATGACCTCCTCGTCGATCTGAGAGCCTTGGCGAACCTGATCATACCGCCATCCACCGTGACATTCCCCGATGACCAGGAGGCGTGGAATGTGCAGGTGTTCCGGTCCATCGACGGCGGTGCGAGCTTCGGCTTTCCTAACACCCCTGAGCAAGCTGCTCGATCAGGCCTTGTCAGTGGCAAGAACAACACCCTTGACAGGAGCATCCAGGATGCCTACATCCACGCGATACGCCGCGCACAGCACTTCATCTACATCGAGAATCAGTATTTCCTTGGCAGTTCATTCGCGTGGAAGGCCGACGACATAAGGCCGGAGGAAATCGAGGCGTTGCATCTGATTCCCAGAGAGCTCTCGCTGAAGATTGTGAGCAAGATTGAGGCTGGTGAGCATTTCGTGGCCTATGTGGTGGTGCCAATGTGGCCGGAAGGTGCTCCTGAAGGTGGATCTGTGCAAGCAATATTAGATTGGCAGAGAAGGACGATGGACATGATGTACTATGACATTGCCATCGCACTTCAGGCGAAGGGGATCGACGCGAGCCCCAAGGATTACCTCACCTTCTTTTGCTTAGGGAACAGGGAGGCGAAGAGGAGTGGAGAGTATGAACCCGCTGATCGTCCATTGCCTGGGTCAGGCTATGAAAAGGCACAGAACGCTCGTCGGTTCATGATCTATGTTCACTCCAAGATGATGATAG TTGATGACGAGTACATCATCGTTGGATCAGCCAACATCAACCAGCGGTCGATGGACGGGGGGAGGGACTCCGAGATTGCCATGGGCGCattccagccacaccacctcaacACCAAAGGCCAGGTTGCCAGAGGGCAGGTCCATGGCTTCCGGATGTCGCTGTGGTACGAGCACCTCGGCATGCTGCACAACGACTTCCTCAACCCGGGAAGCCGGGAGTGCGTCCAGAGGGTGAACAAGATGGCTGACAAGTACTGGGACCTCTATGCCAGCGACGAGCTGAACGACGACCTCCCCGGGCACCTTCTCACCTACCCGGTTGCCGTGACGAAAGACGGCACAGTGACGGAGCTGCCCGGTGCGAGGTGCTTCCCCGACACGGCGGCTCCGGTGCTCGGAATCAAATCCAAACACCTGCCCCCTATTCTCACCACATAG